In the Colletotrichum higginsianum IMI 349063 chromosome 7 map unlocalized unitig_7, whole genome shotgun sequence genome, one interval contains:
- a CDS encoding MFS transporter, translating into MAERLNEKAGSGETVQANDPGNDDAQQNGARCEHADKTPTAEVDEGTTQETTQGTTTSATGADEGKFPKPAVIALLAAGLCTVVFAMAVDNTILATAIPRIADDFRSLDDVGWYRSAYLVASTALQPSLGKVYTILNVKWTYLAGLVVFEVGSVVCALAPSSGALIAGRTVAGVGGAALYSGAVNILALAAPLRMRPLLFSLLTGMFAIASLVGPPLGGVFADSPALTWRWCFWINLPLGAFAFAVILGVFRVPSARKLEGSDPESKRLRQGTTESGGPSGTVGSPPLPPPPPAPSLLQKAARFDPLGTLLLVPAVVCLLLALQWGGTKYAWGDARVWGCLLAFGLLTIALVSSQLWGGDNATLPPRVMRQRTVIAGALQMACSAAAMFAQNFFLPFYFQVVLGTTATGSGVLILPYVVTMAVIGIFAGAGMSQVSSYKPFGWVGTAIFVIGSGLLYTLKVDSPTASYIGFQVIIGVGTGIAWQVPFVAVQRASAKGKAIKASDGPIANALMAFFNSLGASLGISIAQNVFASSLQNRLAAVPGITAAQIATIMNAGTGVGLRDPNVLPSEMLLPVLTQYNSAIRSTFIVATVFSGLGFLASLLYD; encoded by the exons ATGGCAGAGCGACTCAACGAGAAagccggcagcggcgagacCGTGCAAGCAAACGACCCtggcaacgacgacgcccagCAGAACGGAGCGAGATGTGAACACGCAGACAAGACAccgacggccgaggtcgacgaggggaCAACACAAGAGACAACACAAGGAACAACGACGAGCGCTACCGGCGCAGATGAGGGCAAGTTCCCCAAGCCGGCGGTGATTgcgctgctcgccgccggGCTATgcaccgtcgtcttcgcGATGGCGGTGGACAACACCATCTTGG CGACGGCCATCCCGCGCATCGCCGACGACTTCCGCtcgctcgacgacgtcggctgGTACCGCAGCGCCTACCTCGtcgcctcgacggcgctgcaGCCGTCGCTGGGCAAGGTCTACACCATCCTCAACGTCAAGTGGACGTAcctggccggcctcgtcgtcttcgaggtcggctccgtcgtctgcgcgctggcgccgagctcgggcgccctcatcgccggccgcaccgtcgccggcgtcggcggcgccgcgctGTACTCGGGCGCCGTCAACAtcctggccctcgccgcgcCGCTGCGGATGCGGCCCCTGCTCTTCTCCCTGCTGACGGGCATGTTCGCCATCGCCTCGCTCGTCGGCCCGCCGCTgggcggcgtcttcgccgACTCGCCCGCGCTGACGTGGCGGTGGTGCTTCTGGATCAACCTGCCGCTGGGggccttcgccttcgccgtcatCCTGGGCGTGTTCCGCGTGCCGTCTGCCAGGAAGCTCGAGGGAAGTGACCCCGAATCTAAACGTCTTCGACAGGGCACCACTGAATCCGGGGGTCCATCTGGAACCGtcggctcgccgccgctgccgccgccgccgccggcacctTCGCTGCTGCAAAAGGCGGCCAGGTTCGATCCACTGGGCACGTTGTTGTTGGTCCCGGCGGTCGTGTGCCTCCTGCTCGCCCTCCAATGGGGCGGCACCAAGTACGCGTGGGGAGACGCCCGGGTCTGGGGCTGTCTGCTGGCCTTCGGCCTCCTCACGATCGCGCTCGTCTCCTCGCAGCTCTGGGGCGGCGACAACGCGACCTTGCCGCCTCGCGTCATGCGCCAACGGACCGTGATCGCCGGCGCGCTCCAGAtggcctgctcggcggccgccaTGTTCGCGCAGAACTTCTTCCTGCCCTTCTACTTCCAGGTTGTGCTGGGGACGACCGCAACAGGCTCCGGTGTGCTCATCCTCCCGTACGTTGTGACCATGGCCGTCATCGGAATCTTCGCCGGCGCTGGTATGTCCCAAGTAAGCTCGTATAAGCCCTTCGGGTGGGTCGGCACCgccatcttcgtcatcggcTCGGGGCTGCTCTATACTCTCAAAGTCGACTCGCCGACTGCTTCCTACATCGGCTTCCAGGTCATCATCGGCGTGGGCACCGGCATTGCCTGGCAGGTCCCCTTTGTCGCGGTGCAGAGAGCCAgcgccaagggcaaggctATCAAGGCCAGCGACGGGCCCATAGCCAATGCCTTGATGGCCTTTTTCAACTCGCTCGGCGCCTCCTTGGGTATCTCCATCGCGCAGAATGTGTTTGCCAGCTCATTGCAGAACCGGCTGGCAGCCGTGCCTGGTATCACTGCGGCTCAAATCGCGACGATCATGAATGCTGGGACCGGCGTTGGCTTGAGAGACCCCAACGTCCTCCCGTCGGAGATGCTGTTGCCGGTCTTGACGCAGTACAACTCCGCCATCCGCTCAACGTTCATCGTGGCCACCGTCTTCAGTGGCTTAGGCTTCCTGGCTAGTCTGCTGTACGATTAG